In Comamonadaceae bacterium OS-1, a single window of DNA contains:
- a CDS encoding IS3 family transposase ISPosp5, with protein sequence MSYQFVEQLHKKAVTVERLCRVLGVSRSGYYGARQRTKLAPKACLLSTQLKAEFAASGRVYGSRRLGAVLRAQGLHIGRYRVRRLMRENRLRALWRRKFVHTTDSGHALPVSDNLLARRFNPNLPNQAWVSDITYIRTRSGWLYLAVVLDLYARKVVGWAMAPTMHAELVCAALQLAIAQRRPAPGLIIHSDRGSQYASALHQALLVRHGLVGSMSRKGNCWDNAVMERFFLSLKTERAWQRDYANHAEAMTDIADYIVGFYNSVRLHSKLGNLPPNAFEQQSAIKQPIAVSEKT encoded by the coding sequence ATGAGCTACCAGTTCGTCGAGCAGTTGCACAAGAAGGCCGTCACCGTTGAGCGGCTATGCCGGGTGCTGGGCGTCAGCCGTTCAGGCTACTACGGTGCCCGTCAGCGCACCAAGCTCGCGCCCAAGGCCTGCTTGCTCAGCACGCAATTGAAGGCCGAGTTTGCCGCCAGCGGCCGCGTCTATGGCAGCCGTCGCCTTGGCGCGGTGCTGCGTGCTCAGGGGCTGCACATCGGGCGTTACCGCGTACGGCGTTTGATGCGCGAGAACAGGCTGCGGGCCCTGTGGCGGCGCAAGTTCGTCCACACCACCGACAGCGGTCATGCGCTGCCGGTCTCAGACAACCTGCTGGCACGGCGCTTCAATCCGAACCTCCCTAATCAGGCCTGGGTGAGCGACATCACCTACATCCGCACGCGCAGCGGCTGGCTGTACCTGGCGGTGGTGCTGGACCTGTACGCGCGCAAAGTCGTGGGCTGGGCGATGGCGCCGACCATGCATGCCGAGTTGGTGTGCGCGGCGCTGCAGTTGGCCATCGCGCAGCGCCGCCCCGCGCCAGGGCTGATTATTCATTCCGACCGTGGAAGCCAATACGCCAGCGCGTTGCACCAGGCATTGCTGGTGCGCCACGGCTTGGTCGGCAGCATGAGCCGCAAGGGCAACTGTTGGGACAACGCGGTCATGGAGCGCTTCTTCCTGAGCCTCAAGACGGAGCGGGCTTGGCAGCGCGATTACGCCAACCACGCTGAGGCCATGACCGACATCGCCGACTACATCGTTGGCTTCTACAACAGCGTACGGCTGCACTCCAAACTGGGCAACTTGCCACCCAATGCTTTCGAGCAGCAATCGGCAATCAAACAACCTATCGCGGTGTCCGAAAAAACTTGA
- a CDS encoding insertion element IS6110 uncharacterized 12.0 kDa protein, translating into MTKKQRRTFNAEFKLQVVQMIREQGLSVTEVCRDLKLGETAVRRWLAQADEEAAGRPGIGKPLTAEQQRIRQLEAENKQLRGDVDILKKASAFFARELR; encoded by the coding sequence ATGACCAAGAAGCAAAGACGGACATTCAACGCGGAGTTCAAGCTGCAAGTCGTGCAGATGATTCGCGAGCAGGGCTTGAGCGTGACTGAGGTTTGCCGCGACCTAAAGCTCGGCGAGACGGCCGTAAGGCGCTGGCTGGCGCAAGCCGATGAAGAGGCTGCAGGCCGACCCGGTATCGGCAAACCGCTCACCGCCGAGCAGCAACGCATCCGCCAGTTGGAGGCCGAGAACAAGCAACTGCGCGGCGACGTAGATATCCTAAAAAAAGCATCGGCCTTCTTTGCCCGCGAGCTTCGATGA
- the lrp_3 gene encoding leucine-responsive regulatory protein produces the protein MLDKFDLLILDALQANARLTNAELAQRVGLSAAPCWRRVRALEEAGYIRGYRAEIDRHKIGLDVLAFVRIDAVQNSGPALQGLEDAIRNIPEVVSCHYISGTGTFELQVVSRDLNTFSQFARQVLMNLPNVKDLHTSFSLGEVKGSGVLPLGHLG, from the coding sequence ATGCTCGATAAATTTGATCTTTTGATACTCGATGCGCTGCAAGCCAATGCCCGCCTGACCAACGCCGAACTGGCCCAGCGCGTCGGCCTGTCCGCCGCCCCCTGCTGGCGGCGCGTCCGGGCGCTGGAAGAAGCCGGCTACATACGGGGCTACCGCGCCGAAATCGACCGGCACAAGATCGGCCTGGACGTATTGGCCTTTGTGCGCATCGACGCCGTGCAAAACAGCGGCCCCGCCCTGCAAGGCCTGGAAGATGCCATCCGCAACATCCCCGAGGTCGTCTCCTGCCACTACATCAGTGGCACCGGCACGTTTGAATTGCAGGTGGTGTCGCGCGACCTGAATACCTTCAGCCAGTTTGCCCGCCAGGTGCTGATGAATTTGCCGAATGTGAAGGACCTGCACACCAGCTTTTCACTGGGCGAGGTGAAGGGCAGCGGGGTGTTGCCGCTGGGGCATTTGGGGTGA